A window of the Xiashengella succiniciproducens genome harbors these coding sequences:
- the istB gene encoding IS21-like element helper ATPase IstB, whose product MNNNQTVEKLRHMRINAMADLHLQHVKNNQLGTLTADEYLALLTDHEWEERQNKKINRLIKHAGFRQKATLADIDYSATRTLDKNMFQRLATLDFIKRNENVIITGLTGVGKSFLAQAIGHQACMMEYKVLYSITSRLFKRLKLSRMDGTYMNDINKLAKTDVLILDDFGLQAFDKQDRESLMDIIEDRHSKKTTIVASQIPVSVWYDIIGEGTIADAILDRLVNASHRIDLNGPSLRKGILASE is encoded by the coding sequence ATGAACAACAATCAAACAGTAGAAAAACTTCGCCATATGCGAATCAATGCTATGGCAGACCTGCATTTACAGCACGTCAAGAATAATCAGTTAGGCACTTTGACTGCGGATGAATACCTGGCCTTACTTACCGATCATGAATGGGAAGAGCGTCAGAATAAGAAAATCAACAGACTTATTAAACATGCCGGGTTCAGACAAAAAGCCACACTCGCAGACATCGATTACAGTGCCACCAGAACGCTTGATAAAAACATGTTCCAACGGCTGGCCACACTTGATTTTATCAAGAGAAACGAGAACGTTATAATAACCGGGTTAACAGGGGTTGGAAAGAGCTTCCTTGCTCAGGCTATTGGCCATCAAGCCTGCATGATGGAATACAAGGTTCTTTACTCAATTACGTCCAGATTATTTAAGCGCCTTAAATTATCAAGGATGGATGGAACATATATGAATGACATTAATAAATTAGCCAAAACGGATGTCCTTATACTAGATGATTTTGGGCTACAAGCTTTTGACAAGCAGGACCGTGAGTCGCTTATGGATATAATAGAAGACAGACACAGTAAGAAAACAACTATTGTGGCTTCACAGATACCAGTCTCGGTTTGGTACGACATTATTGGAGAAGGAACGATTGCAGATGCAATACTCGACCGACTGGTAAACGCCTCTCATCGAATCGACCTAAATGGACCCTCATTAAGAAAGGGGATTTTAGCAAGCGAATAG
- a CDS encoding NAD-dependent epimerase/dehydratase family protein, protein MKQVILGANGSVGRALAKELAEYSTDITLVSRNPQKVNQTDQLAPLDLSLKANVEKAVEGADIVYVTIGFPYKTSVWKENWLPFMTNVVESCIRHNAKLVFFDNVYAIGGDNVKHITELSPFSPTSQKGVIREKVDQLILKSIDGGKLKAIIARAPDFFGGISSESSIIMQTVCDRLRQGKPAQWFCSVDKLHSYGYVPDLAKGTAILGNTESAYNQIWNLPTDTQTLTGRQWIELFAKVLGCEPRFSVIPNWQIRAAGLFIPIMKELAEMNYQYDRDYFFDSTKFNTYFSFQPTTNEQAVKQTVEQLNG, encoded by the coding sequence ATGAAACAAGTCATTTTAGGTGCAAATGGGTCCGTTGGACGGGCATTGGCAAAGGAGTTGGCAGAATACTCTACCGATATTACTTTGGTCAGCAGAAACCCTCAGAAGGTAAATCAGACAGACCAACTTGCACCGCTTGACCTAAGCCTCAAAGCCAACGTTGAGAAAGCTGTTGAGGGAGCTGATATAGTTTATGTTACGATAGGTTTTCCATACAAAACTTCAGTTTGGAAGGAAAACTGGCTGCCTTTCATGACTAATGTCGTGGAGAGTTGTATCAGGCATAATGCCAAACTAGTATTTTTTGATAATGTCTATGCCATAGGCGGGGATAACGTAAAGCACATTACGGAGCTTTCTCCCTTTAGTCCTACCAGCCAAAAAGGTGTAATCAGAGAGAAAGTCGACCAACTTATACTTAAGAGTATTGACGGTGGAAAACTAAAAGCTATTATAGCTCGTGCTCCCGACTTCTTTGGTGGCATATCATCTGAGTCAAGCATAATTATGCAGACTGTCTGCGACAGATTACGTCAGGGCAAGCCTGCCCAATGGTTTTGCAGCGTCGATAAGCTTCATAGCTACGGATATGTTCCCGATCTTGCCAAGGGAACAGCAATACTGGGGAATACCGAAAGTGCCTATAACCAGATATGGAATTTGCCGACAGATACACAAACCCTGACCGGCAGGCAGTGGATTGAACTATTTGCAAAGGTATTGGGATGTGAACCCAGATTCTCAGTTATACCCAACTGGCAAATAAGGGCTGCAGGCCTATTTATCCCCATTATGAAGGAATTGGCTGAAATGAATTATCAGTACGACAGGGACTATTTCTTTGATAGTACAAAATTCAATACCTATTTCAGCTTCCAACCTACCACTAATGAGCAGGCAGTAAAGCAGACAGTGGAACAGCTAAACGGGTGA
- a CDS encoding sigma-70 family RNA polymerase sigma factor: MIHKVNLVYYKNTVDREDNFQEIIYQLWKSYPSLKKRDSIGSWIYAVSINTSIARLKKVSRIEYRTTIPEMPDKDHFIDEISTNESLKLLLEAIYNLDALDRSIMLLYLEEKQYDEIAEIIGISKSNVGVRINRAKQSLKQHFKKNSYGRL, from the coding sequence ATTATTCACAAGGTAAACCTGGTTTACTATAAGAATACGGTTGATAGAGAGGATAATTTTCAGGAAATCATATATCAGCTTTGGAAATCATACCCGAGTCTAAAAAAACGTGATAGCATCGGATCATGGATTTATGCCGTGTCTATCAATACGTCAATCGCAAGGCTCAAAAAGGTTTCGCGTATTGAATACAGAACAACAATTCCTGAAATGCCAGACAAAGACCATTTCATCGATGAGATAAGCACTAATGAATCGCTGAAATTGTTGCTCGAAGCCATTTATAATCTCGATGCACTCGACAGGTCAATTATGTTGCTCTACCTGGAAGAGAAGCAATATGACGAAATCGCTGAGATAATAGGCATCTCCAAATCAAATGTCGGCGTGAGAATTAACAGAGCTAAGCAATCATTGAAACAACACTTTAAAAAGAACAGTTATGGAAGATTATGA
- the istA gene encoding IS21 family transposase yields MAHILDLMELKQILRLHMDGLSNRRISDTLGIHRNTINSYVSQFKASKHGIEELLKLSDYELAQLFPGHTTIKNPRFDELMQFFTNMHAEPNHPGFTLLHHYSEYKSSAKEPYSYTQFVEHYRRKYSKEKGSMKLPHKPGHELYIDFAGKKLKIVDKHTGEIQAVEVFVAILPCSQYTYVEACPDQTMESLIKCTANALSYFGGVPQAIVSYNLKSAVTKASKYEPRINRSFLDFASHYNSVVNPARGYAPQDKALVENAVNLSYRRIYSPIRNMTFFSLDDLNKEIQKHLVGYNNML; encoded by the coding sequence ATGGCACACATTCTTGATCTAATGGAACTAAAGCAAATTTTAAGGTTGCACATGGATGGCTTAAGTAATCGTCGTATATCTGATACTCTTGGCATTCATCGCAACACTATTAACAGTTATGTAAGTCAGTTTAAGGCTAGTAAGCATGGCATAGAAGAACTCCTAAAGCTATCGGATTATGAACTTGCCCAGTTGTTCCCGGGCCACACCACCATAAAGAATCCTCGCTTTGATGAACTGATGCAGTTCTTCACCAATATGCATGCAGAACCAAATCATCCTGGATTTACGCTACTACATCATTACTCTGAATATAAGTCGTCAGCTAAAGAGCCATACAGTTACACTCAATTTGTCGAGCACTACCGAAGGAAGTACTCTAAAGAGAAGGGCTCGATGAAACTTCCCCATAAGCCCGGTCATGAACTCTACATTGACTTCGCCGGCAAGAAGCTTAAAATAGTTGATAAGCATACCGGGGAAATCCAGGCAGTAGAGGTGTTTGTGGCTATTTTGCCCTGCAGTCAGTACACTTACGTTGAGGCCTGTCCCGACCAAACCATGGAATCCTTAATAAAGTGCACTGCCAATGCCTTGTCATACTTTGGGGGCGTACCCCAGGCCATTGTATCATATAATCTAAAGTCAGCAGTTACTAAAGCCAGTAAATACGAGCCTCGTATCAATCGCTCATTTTTAGATTTTGCGAGTCATTACAACAGCGTAGTAAATCCGGCTCGTGGATATGCCCCGCAGGATAAAGCATTGGTGGAAAATGCCGTAAACTTATCCTACCGGCGAATTTATTCCCCCATACGCAACATGACCTTCTTTTCTCTGGATGACCTCAATAAAGAGATCCAAAAACACCTTGTAGGCTATAATAACATGTTGTAG
- the tnpA gene encoding IS66 family insertion sequence element accessory protein TnpA, which yields MKKTRLTESQIVKIIKEYESGIDAQTICREHGIAKATFYNWRKKYSGMEASQLKRLKELEEENRKLKQMYADQSLDNLMLKDLLGKKF from the coding sequence ATGAAAAAAACAAGACTCACAGAAAGCCAAATTGTAAAAATTATAAAGGAGTATGAAAGTGGTATTGATGCTCAAACGATATGTCGCGAGCATGGCATTGCCAAGGCTACATTTTATAATTGGCGCAAGAAGTATTCTGGTATGGAAGCCTCTCAGTTAAAACGTTTAAAAGAACTGGAGGAAGAAAACCGTAAACTCAAGCAGATGTATGCAGATCAGAGTTTAGATAACTTGATGCTAAAGGATTTGCTTGGAAAAAAGTTTTAA
- a CDS encoding IS110 family transposase, which yields MAHFGRNEWHILNRFTQNDSISMKIINPKAAGIDIGSRSHWVAIGQEDKDVREFGVFNEDLYDLAQWLTENQIRTIAMESTGTYWQNLYAVLMAQGFEVILCNGKFTKNIKGKKTDIKDCQWIQRLHSLGLLSSSFLPDVQTEQLRTYCRHRANLLHMVASTSKKMQKYLRLLNLRLDVVVKDICGLTGLKIIRSICQGETNPRKLAELRHFNCRRSEDEIARALQSNGRQDYLFALKQELETYDHLQLKISQCDIEIEQLLNQIIENDDNKKQHCIDPKSYKRINKNTPKNIDLNLKAYQLLEGIDLLAIEGMSYGTVLALISEVGLEGIKRFPSAKHFASWLRLAPNNKISGGKVLSSKVPKGSNRLKIALRNAANAIGNLKDSTPLRDFFHRVNFRKGRTSAISATARKLAVIIWNMVVNNTQYINPEGYLFLDQKRKLGLTKRIKKQIDKFGLNPEDLGFSIT from the coding sequence GTGGCACATTTTGGCCGAAATGAGTGGCACATTTTGAACCGTTTTACCCAGAATGATTCTATTTCGATGAAAATCATCAACCCAAAGGCTGCTGGTATTGATATTGGGAGTCGGTCACATTGGGTTGCCATTGGTCAGGAAGATAAAGATGTTCGAGAATTTGGAGTTTTTAATGAAGATCTTTATGATTTAGCCCAATGGTTAACTGAAAACCAAATCCGGACAATTGCCATGGAGAGTACAGGCACATACTGGCAAAACCTTTATGCAGTGCTCATGGCCCAGGGATTTGAAGTAATCCTCTGCAATGGAAAATTTACTAAAAACATCAAAGGAAAAAAGACCGACATCAAAGATTGTCAATGGATTCAAAGACTTCATTCCTTGGGTTTATTGAGCAGCAGTTTTTTACCAGATGTTCAAACCGAGCAACTTCGTACCTATTGTAGACACAGGGCGAATTTACTTCACATGGTAGCATCAACCTCAAAGAAAATGCAAAAGTACCTTCGGCTTCTAAATTTAAGATTAGATGTTGTTGTAAAAGATATTTGCGGACTTACTGGTCTAAAAATCATCCGAAGCATTTGCCAAGGTGAAACAAATCCCCGCAAACTGGCAGAGCTTCGACATTTCAACTGCAGACGTTCTGAAGATGAAATCGCCCGAGCTCTTCAATCCAATGGACGACAAGATTACCTGTTTGCCCTTAAACAAGAGCTTGAGACATACGACCATCTACAATTAAAGATCTCCCAATGCGACATCGAAATTGAACAGCTCCTGAATCAAATCATAGAAAATGATGACAATAAGAAGCAGCACTGTATAGATCCTAAATCATATAAGCGCATCAACAAAAACACGCCTAAAAATATCGATTTAAACCTGAAGGCATATCAACTCCTTGAAGGAATCGATCTGCTTGCTATAGAAGGAATGAGTTATGGCACTGTTTTAGCTCTTATCAGTGAAGTTGGACTGGAAGGTATTAAACGATTCCCTTCAGCCAAACATTTTGCCAGCTGGCTTAGATTGGCTCCAAACAACAAGATTAGCGGCGGAAAGGTGCTCTCAAGCAAAGTGCCAAAAGGCAGCAATCGATTGAAAATAGCATTGAGAAATGCAGCAAATGCCATTGGTAATCTGAAGGACTCTACCCCATTGAGGGATTTCTTTCATCGGGTTAACTTCAGAAAAGGCAGAACTTCTGCCATCAGTGCTACTGCCCGGAAACTAGCAGTCATTATTTGGAATATGGTGGTCAATAACACCCAATACATCAACCCTGAAGGGTATCTCTTTCTTGACCAAAAAAGAAAGCTCGGATTAACCAAAAGAATCAAAAAACAAATAGATAAATTTGGACTAAACCCTGAAGATCTTGGATTTTCAATTACCTGA